A stretch of Castanea sativa cultivar Marrone di Chiusa Pesio chromosome 2, ASM4071231v1 DNA encodes these proteins:
- the LOC142624687 gene encoding nucleoside hydrolase 4 isoform X2 has product MHKSNNTNGENEFAEMEYMNITVVTSNKPYGVHDGSNPFFDGRDVPRFNLTKGGVHSGHVQTRLRDPFCIVKNGTGKCQDGYTAEVTGPEAVRVLVATEAKPNQNNDSTLDKQFYISFLDALNRPQDTGRFNFTTQFPYYKEVLYKPDFGSKKLGKTVVFDMDMSAGDFLALFYLLKVPVEVINLKAIIVSPTGWANAATIDIIYDLLHMMGRDDIPVGLGDIFAMNQSDSILSSVGDCKYIKAIPHGSGGLIDSDTLYGLARDLPRSPRRYTQDDSANDGASQKQPLALEVWTSVVKTLDPGSKITILTNGPLTNLAKIIQSEENTTSFIQDVYIVGGHISGGVFDKGNVFTIRSNEYAEFNMFLDPLAAKTVFDSNLNITLIPLGIQRRVGSLPRILQRLQETKRTPEAKFASRLLSMLYGLQQSHISYHHVDIFSGEILGAVALADDLKPNVQVKPVKIFAEGVESTDGQTVIDEKEGKFVKILENVNSTVFYDLFANRLNDTKQSAVIGSFDDQRRQWGRPPI; this is encoded by the exons ATGCATAAATCAAACAACACGAATGGGGAAAATGAATTTGCTGAAATGGAGTATATGAATATAACTGTAGTTACTTCAAACAAACCTTATGGGGTGCATGATGGCTCCAATCCATTCTTTGATGGCCGTGACGTTCCAAGATTCAATTTGACAAAAGGTGGAGTACATAGTGGTCATGTTCAGACTAGACTTAGAGATCCATTCTGCATTGTGAAGAATGGGACAGGAAAATGCCAG GATGGTTATACAGCAGAAGTAACTGGCCCAGAAGCAGTTCGCGTGCTAGTTGCCACGGAAGCAAAGCCAAATCAGAACAATGACAGCACACTAGACAAACAATTTTATATAAGTTTCTTGGAT GCTCTAAACCGCCCTCAAGATACTGGCAGATTTAATTTTACAACACAATTTCCTTATTACAAAGAAGTTCTTTACAAACCAGATTTTGGATCTAAAAAACTTGGGAAAACTGTTGTTTTTGACATGGATATGAGTGCCGGAGATTTTCTAGCTCTGTTTTACCTCCTTAAAGTACCTGTGGAAGTGATCAACCTCAAG GCAATAATAGTGAGTCCAACCGGTTGGGCAAATGCTGCAACAATAGACATTATTTATGATTTACTTCATATGATGGGCCGTGATGACATTCCAGTTGGTCTTGGAGATATATTTGCAATGAACCAATCTGATTCAATCCTCTCAAGTGTTGGAGACTGCAAATACATTAAGGCTATCCCACACGGGAGTGGTGGACTCATTGACTCTGACACTCTCTATGGTCTAGCGCGAGATTTGCCACGAAGCCCTAGAAG GTACACACAAGATGACTCTGCAAACGATGGAGCTTCTCAGAAGCAGCCTCTAGCATTGGAAGTTTGGACTTCTGTAGTGAAGACACTTGATCCAGGATCTAAGATTACAATACTGACCAATGGACCCCTAACTAATCTAGCAAAGATTATTCAGTCTGAGGAAAATACAACCTCTTTTATCCAG GATGTATATATAGTTGGAGGACACATCAGCGGTGGTGTCTTCGACAAAGGAAATGTCTTTACTATTCGCTCCAATGAATATGCAGAATTTAATATGTTTCTTGACCCTTTGGCTGCAAAGACAGTCTTTGATTCAAACCTTAACATCACCCTCATCCCACTTGGAATCCAGCGTAGAGTGGGGTCATTACCAAGGATCTTACAAAGATTGCAGGAGACAAAAAGGACACCTGAAGCTAAGTTCGCCAGCCGATTACTGTCAATGCTATATGGCTTGCAACAAAGTCACATTTCATATCATCATGTG GACATATTCTCTGGGGAAATCCTTGGTGCAGTTGCCCTCGCTGATGATTTGAAGCCAAACGTGCAAGTAAAGCCTGTCAAAATCTTTGCCGAAGGTGTTGAATccacagatggacaaactgtgattgatgaaaaagaaggaaaatttgtcaaaattttggaaaatgtgAATTCTACAGTGTTTTATGACCTTTTTGCCAACAGGCTAAACGATACCAAGCAGTCTGCGGTGATAGGAAGTTTTGATGATCAAAGGCGGCAGTGGGGTAGACCACCCATATGA
- the LOC142624687 gene encoding nucleoside hydrolase 3 isoform X1: protein MMDRDDVAVGVGGDGGILEDGTILPNVGGYLPIIEQGNTTAGYCRYRQAIPPGQGGGRLDIDANFGIRRAFLPQGIRKYTPLQQPTSQQVMIDKISWGPITVIITGSHTNLAIFLMKNAHLKRNIKHIYIMGGSVRSKNGDPGNLFTDSTSNPYAEFNIFADPFASYQVFHSGIPITLIPLDATNTIPISKNFFDTFEKSQNTYEAQYCFQSLKTDRDTTLGDLFYTNFYMWDSFAAGVAISIMHKSNNTNGENEFAEMEYMNITVVTSNKPYGVHDGSNPFFDGRDVPRFNLTKGGVHSGHVQTRLRDPFCIVKNGTGKCQDGYTAEVTGPEAVRVLVATEAKPNQNNDSTLDKQFYISFLDALNRPQDTGRFNFTTQFPYYKEVLYKPDFGSKKLGKTVVFDMDMSAGDFLALFYLLKVPVEVINLKAIIVSPTGWANAATIDIIYDLLHMMGRDDIPVGLGDIFAMNQSDSILSSVGDCKYIKAIPHGSGGLIDSDTLYGLARDLPRSPRRYTQDDSANDGASQKQPLALEVWTSVVKTLDPGSKITILTNGPLTNLAKIIQSEENTTSFIQDVYIVGGHISGGVFDKGNVFTIRSNEYAEFNMFLDPLAAKTVFDSNLNITLIPLGIQRRVGSLPRILQRLQETKRTPEAKFASRLLSMLYGLQQSHISYHHVDIFSGEILGAVALADDLKPNVQVKPVKIFAEGVESTDGQTVIDEKEGKFVKILENVNSTVFYDLFANRLNDTKQSAVIGSFDDQRRQWGRPPI, encoded by the exons ATGATGGACCGTGATGACGTTGCTGTTGGAGTTGGTGGCGATGGTGGGATACTAGAAGATGGTACTATATTGCCAAATGTTGGAGGCTATCTTCCTATTATTGAACAG GGGAATACAACTGCGGGATATTGTAGATATAGACAAGCTATTCCTCCTGGTCAAGGAGGAGGGCGATTAGATATTGATGCCAACTTTGGAATCCGAAGAGCTTTCCTCCCACAG GGGATAAGAAAGTATACTCCACTTCAACAACCAACATCTCAGCAAGTGATGATTGACAAGATATCATGGGGTCCTATAACTGTAATTATTACAGGATCACACACAAATCTTGCAATTTTTCTTATGAAAAATGCACATCTAAAGAGAAATATCAAGCATATTTATATCATGGGAGGTAGTGTGAGGTCAAAGAACGGAGACCCTGGCAATTTGTTTACAGATTCTACTAGTAATCCTTACGCAGAATTCAATATATTTGCAGACCCTTTTGCTTCGTACCAG GTTTTCCATTCTGGTATTCCCATCACCCTTATTCCTCTGGATGCAACAAACACCATCCCAATAAGTAAGAATTTCTTTGACACATTTGAGAAGAGTCAGAATACATATGAGGCACAATACTGCTTCCAGTCATTGAAAACAGATCGTGATACAACACTTGGCGACCTGTTTTATACG AACTTTTATATGTGGGACTCCTTTGCAGCTGGTGTGGCAATTTCAATCATGCATAAATCAAACAACACGAATGGGGAAAATGAATTTGCTGAAATGGAGTATATGAATATAACTGTAGTTACTTCAAACAAACCTTATGGGGTGCATGATGGCTCCAATCCATTCTTTGATGGCCGTGACGTTCCAAGATTCAATTTGACAAAAGGTGGAGTACATAGTGGTCATGTTCAGACTAGACTTAGAGATCCATTCTGCATTGTGAAGAATGGGACAGGAAAATGCCAG GATGGTTATACAGCAGAAGTAACTGGCCCAGAAGCAGTTCGCGTGCTAGTTGCCACGGAAGCAAAGCCAAATCAGAACAATGACAGCACACTAGACAAACAATTTTATATAAGTTTCTTGGAT GCTCTAAACCGCCCTCAAGATACTGGCAGATTTAATTTTACAACACAATTTCCTTATTACAAAGAAGTTCTTTACAAACCAGATTTTGGATCTAAAAAACTTGGGAAAACTGTTGTTTTTGACATGGATATGAGTGCCGGAGATTTTCTAGCTCTGTTTTACCTCCTTAAAGTACCTGTGGAAGTGATCAACCTCAAG GCAATAATAGTGAGTCCAACCGGTTGGGCAAATGCTGCAACAATAGACATTATTTATGATTTACTTCATATGATGGGCCGTGATGACATTCCAGTTGGTCTTGGAGATATATTTGCAATGAACCAATCTGATTCAATCCTCTCAAGTGTTGGAGACTGCAAATACATTAAGGCTATCCCACACGGGAGTGGTGGACTCATTGACTCTGACACTCTCTATGGTCTAGCGCGAGATTTGCCACGAAGCCCTAGAAG GTACACACAAGATGACTCTGCAAACGATGGAGCTTCTCAGAAGCAGCCTCTAGCATTGGAAGTTTGGACTTCTGTAGTGAAGACACTTGATCCAGGATCTAAGATTACAATACTGACCAATGGACCCCTAACTAATCTAGCAAAGATTATTCAGTCTGAGGAAAATACAACCTCTTTTATCCAG GATGTATATATAGTTGGAGGACACATCAGCGGTGGTGTCTTCGACAAAGGAAATGTCTTTACTATTCGCTCCAATGAATATGCAGAATTTAATATGTTTCTTGACCCTTTGGCTGCAAAGACAGTCTTTGATTCAAACCTTAACATCACCCTCATCCCACTTGGAATCCAGCGTAGAGTGGGGTCATTACCAAGGATCTTACAAAGATTGCAGGAGACAAAAAGGACACCTGAAGCTAAGTTCGCCAGCCGATTACTGTCAATGCTATATGGCTTGCAACAAAGTCACATTTCATATCATCATGTG GACATATTCTCTGGGGAAATCCTTGGTGCAGTTGCCCTCGCTGATGATTTGAAGCCAAACGTGCAAGTAAAGCCTGTCAAAATCTTTGCCGAAGGTGTTGAATccacagatggacaaactgtgattgatgaaaaagaaggaaaatttgtcaaaattttggaaaatgtgAATTCTACAGTGTTTTATGACCTTTTTGCCAACAGGCTAAACGATACCAAGCAGTCTGCGGTGATAGGAAGTTTTGATGATCAAAGGCGGCAGTGGGGTAGACCACCCATATGA
- the LOC142626274 gene encoding nucleoside hydrolase 3-like encodes MRMLLQGKFWVVVLMIIGVVGANLYYFLFYSFAGANLYSFEGLPHRILLDTDVDTDDLLGLLYLLKLNRSEFNVEAVTISANGWSDAGHAVNQIYDILYMMDRDDVAVGVGGDGGILEDGTILPNVGGYLPLIEQGYTTAGYCRYRQANPVGRGGRLDLDANFGIRKAFLPQGRRNYTPLWQPTAQQVMIDRISAGPITVLLIGTCTNFAIFLMSNPHLKKNIKHIYIMGGGVRTKNPTGNLFTDYTSNPYAESNIFGDPFAAYQVFHSGIPITLVPLDATNSIPISKNFFNTFEQSQNTYEAQYCFQSLKTARDASLLGDQFYTEFFMWDSFASGVAASIMSKSNNPNGENEFAEMEYMNITVVTSNEPYGMNDGSNLFFDGLDIPRFNLTKGGVHSGHVQTGLRDPFCVVKNGKGKCQDGYTAEVTGPEAVHILVATDAKPNQNNESTLNRQFYRSFLDVINCLQHTGRFNFTTQFPYYKEVLYKPDFGSNKLGKPVVFDMDMSAGDFLTLFYLLKVPVEVINLKAIIVSPTGWASAATIDIIYDLLHMMGRDDIPVGLGDIFAMNQSDAFFSSVGDCKYIKAIPHGSGGLIDSDTLYGLARDLPRSPRRYTQENSVKEGAPQKQPLALEVWKSVVNTLDPGSKITILTNGPLTNLAKIILSEKNTTSLYQDVYIVGGHISRGDWDKGNVFTIHSNEFSEFNMFLDPLAAKTVFDSNLNITLIPLGIQRRVGSLPRILKKLQETKRTPEAKFASQLLSMLYGLQQSHVLYHHVDIFSQEILGALVLAGDMKPTMQVKPVKVFAEGVESTDGQTMIDEKDGKLVKILEDVNYTAYYDLFANRLNDLKQSAVIGSFDEQRRLWSRPPK; translated from the exons ATGAGAATGTTGCTGCAAGGGAAATTCTGGGTTGTAGTACTAATGATTATAGGAGTTGTTGGAGCTaatctctattattttttattttattcttttgctgGAGCTAATCTGTACAGTTTTGAGGGTCTCCCGCATCGAATTCTTCTGGATACAGATGTTGATACTGATGATTTGCTTGGTCTCTTGTACCTCTTGAAGCTAAACAGATCAGAGTTTAACGTGGAA GCAGTCACTATCAGTGCAAATGGATGGTCTGATGCTGGACATGCTGTGAATCAAATCTATGACATTCTTTACATGATGGACCGTGATGATGTTGCGGTTGGAGTTGGAGGTGATGGTGGGATACTTGAAGATGGTACAATACTGCCAAATGTTGGAGGCTATCTTCCTCTTATTGAACAG GGATATACAACTGCAGGATATTGTAGATATAGACAAGCTAATCCTGTTGGTCGAGGAGGGCGGTTAGATCTTGATGCCAACTTTGGAATCCGAAAAGCTTTCCTGCCACAG GGGAGAAGGAATTATACTCCTCTTTGGCAACCAACTGCTCAGCAAGTGATGATTGACAGAATATCAGCAGGTCCCATAACTGTACTTCTTATTGGAACATGTACAAATTTTGCCATTTTCCTTATGAGTAATCCACATCTAAAGAAAAACATCAAGCATATTTATATCATGGGTGGTGGTGTGAGGACAAAAAACCCGACTGGTAATTTGTTCACAGATTATACTAGTAATCCTTATGCGGAGTCCAATATATTTGGTGATCCCTTTGCTGCATACCAG GTTTTTCATTCTGGAATTCCCATCACCCTTGTTCCTCTGGATGCAACAAACTCCATCCCAATAAGTAAGAATTTCTTTAACACATTTGAGCAGAGTCAGAATACATATGAGGCACAATACTGCTTCCAGTCATTGAAAACAGCTCGTGATGCATCACTGCTTGGGGACCAATTTTATACG GAATTTTTTATGTGGGATTCCTTTGCATCTGGTGTGGCAGCTTCAATCATGAGTAAATCAAACAACCCAAATGGGGAAAATGAATTTGCTGAAATGGAGTATATGAATATAACTGTAGTCACTTCAAACGAACCTTATGGGATGAATGATGGCTCCAATCTATTCTTCGATGGCCTTGACATTCCAAGATTCAATTTAACAAAGGGTGGAGTACATAGTGGTCATGTTCAGACCGGACTTAGAGATCCATTCTGCGTTGTGAAGAATGGGAAGGGAAAATGTCAG GATGGTTATACAGCAGAGGTAACTGGTCCAGAAGCAGTTCACATTCTAGTTGCTACTGATGCAAAACCTAATCAGAACAATGAAAGCACACTAAACAGACAATTTTATCGAAGTTTCTTGGAT GTTATAAACTGCCTGCAACATACGGGGAGATTTAATTTTACAACACAATTTCCTTATTACAAAGAAGTTCTTTACAAACCAGATTTTGGATCAAACAAACTTGGGAAACCTGTTGTTTTTGACATGGATATGAGTGCTGGAGATTTTCTAACTCTGTTTTATCTCCTAAAAGTACCTGTGGAAGTGATCAACCTCAAA GCAATAATAGTAAGTCCAACCGGTTGGGCAAGTGCTGCAACAATAGACATCATTTATGATTTACTTCATATGATGGGCCGTGATGACATTCCAGTTGGTCTTGGAGATATATTTGCAATGAACCAATCTGATGCATTCTTCTCTAGTGTTGGAGACTGCAAATACATTAAGGCTATCCCACATGGGAGTGGTGGACTTATTGACTCTGACACTCTCTATGGTCTGGCGCGAGATTTGCCACGAAGCCCTAGAAG GTACACACAAGAGAATTCTGTAAAGGAAGGGGCACCTCAGAAGCAGCCTCTAGCATTGGAAGTTTGGAAGTCTGTAGTGAATACACTTGATCCAGGATCTAAGATTACCATACTGACCAATGGACCCCTTACTAATCTAGCAAAGATTATTCTATCAGAGAAAAATACCACCTCTCTTTATCAA GATGTATATATAGTTGGAGGACACATCAGCCGTGGTGACTGGGACAAAGGAAATGTCTTTACTATTCACTCCAATGAATTTTCAGAATTCAATATGTTTCTTGACCCTTTGGCTGCAAAGACAGTCTTTGATTCGAACCTTAACATCACCCTCATCCCACTTGGAATCCAGCGTAGAGTCGGTTCATTACCAAGGATCTTAAAAAAGTTGCAGGAGACAAAAAGGACACCTGAAGCTAAGTTCGCCAGCCAATTACTGTCAATGCTATATGGCTTGCAACAAAGTCACGTTTTATATCATCATGTG GATATATTCTCCCAGGAAATCCTTGGTGCACTTGTACTTGCTGGTGATATGAAGCCAACCATGCAAGTAAAACCTGTCAAAGTCTTTGCTGAAGGTGTTGAGTCCACAGATGGACAAACTATGATTGATGAAAAAGATGGAAAACTAGTCAAAATATTGGAAGATGTGAATTATACAGCTTATTATGATCTATTTGCAAACAGGCTCAACGACCTGAAGCAGTCAGCTGTGATAGGAAGTTTTGATGAACAAAGAAGGCTGTGGAGTAGACCACCCAAATAA